In Pseudomonas sp. GCEP-101, one DNA window encodes the following:
- a CDS encoding Lon protease family protein, whose product MPDSVAAGLRLAPDELTRPFTPEQFPFKTTEELEPFLGVLGQERAVEALQFGVAMPRPGYNVFVMGEPGTGRFSFVQRYLKAEGKRLPTPADWVYVNNFDDSREPRVIELPPGSAAEFGSDIDHLIDNLLSTFPSVFENPAYQQKKSAIDRAFNQRYDKALDTVERLALEKEVALYRDSANIAFTPMKDGKALDEAEFAQLPEEERERFHADIADLEEHLNEELSSLPQWKRESSNQLRQLNEETITLALQPLLAPLVEKYNNNSGVSAYLQAMQLNLLKTVVDQLVDAERTDPQRKQSLEEQYAPNQAIAHHATSGAPVVFESHPTYDNLFGRIEYASDQGALYTSYRQLRPGALHRANGGFLVLEAEKLLSEPFVWDALKRALQSRQLKMESPLAELGRLTAMSLTPQVIPLNIKVIIIGSRQIYYTLQDLDPDFQEMFRVLVDFDEDIPLAEDSLEQFAQLLKTRTSEEGLAPLTREAVARLATYSARLAEHQGRLSARIGDLFQLVSEADFIRQLAGQEVTDLGHIERALKAKETRTGRVSARILDDILAGIILIDTEGAAVGKCNGLTVLEVGDSAFGMPARISATVYPGGSGIVDIEREVNLGQPIHSKGVMILTGYLGSRYAQEFPLEISASIALEQSYGYVDGDSASLGEVCTLISALSRTPLRQCFAITGSINQFGEVQAVGGVNEKIEGFFRLCEARGLTGEQGVIIPRANVATLMLDERVLQAVRNGQFHIYAVRQADEALSLLVGEPAGAPDAKGHFPTGSVNARVVERLKEISELGMDEEDKEKPAKEPAAAKPASKPKTEKVPAEKPPVEKERARRKKDAD is encoded by the coding sequence ATGCCCGATTCCGTTGCTGCCGGCCTGCGCCTGGCGCCCGATGAACTGACCCGCCCCTTCACCCCCGAACAGTTTCCCTTCAAGACCACCGAAGAACTGGAGCCTTTCCTGGGCGTGCTTGGACAGGAGCGCGCGGTCGAGGCGCTGCAGTTCGGCGTGGCGATGCCGCGTCCGGGGTACAACGTGTTCGTCATGGGCGAGCCGGGTACCGGTCGCTTCTCGTTCGTGCAGCGTTACCTGAAGGCCGAGGGCAAGCGCCTGCCGACGCCGGCCGACTGGGTCTACGTCAACAATTTCGATGATTCCCGCGAGCCGCGGGTGATCGAGCTGCCGCCGGGCAGCGCCGCCGAGTTCGGTTCCGATATCGATCACCTGATCGACAACCTGCTGTCCACCTTCCCCTCGGTGTTCGAGAACCCGGCCTACCAGCAGAAGAAGAGCGCCATCGACCGCGCCTTCAATCAGCGCTACGACAAGGCCCTGGATACCGTCGAGCGCCTGGCGCTGGAGAAGGAGGTCGCCCTCTATCGCGACAGCGCCAACATCGCCTTCACCCCGATGAAGGACGGCAAGGCGCTGGATGAAGCCGAATTCGCCCAGTTGCCGGAAGAGGAGCGCGAGCGCTTCCACGCCGACATCGCCGACCTGGAGGAGCACCTCAACGAGGAGCTGTCCAGCCTGCCGCAGTGGAAGCGCGAATCGAGCAACCAGCTGCGCCAGCTCAACGAGGAAACCATCACCCTGGCGCTGCAGCCGCTGCTGGCGCCGCTGGTGGAGAAGTACAACAACAATTCCGGGGTCAGCGCCTACCTGCAGGCCATGCAGCTCAACCTGCTGAAGACCGTGGTCGACCAGTTGGTGGACGCCGAGCGCACCGACCCGCAGCGCAAGCAGAGCCTGGAAGAGCAGTACGCGCCGAACCAGGCCATAGCCCACCACGCCACCAGCGGTGCGCCGGTGGTGTTCGAGTCGCACCCGACCTACGACAACCTGTTCGGCCGTATCGAATACGCTTCCGACCAGGGCGCGCTCTACACCAGCTACCGCCAGCTGCGCCCCGGTGCGCTGCACCGCGCCAACGGTGGCTTCCTGGTGCTGGAGGCGGAGAAGTTGCTCAGCGAGCCGTTCGTCTGGGACGCCCTCAAGCGTGCGCTGCAATCGCGCCAGTTGAAGATGGAGTCGCCGCTGGCCGAGCTGGGCCGCCTGACCGCCATGAGCCTGACGCCCCAGGTGATCCCGCTGAATATCAAGGTGATCATCATCGGCTCGCGGCAGATCTACTACACGCTGCAGGACCTCGATCCGGACTTCCAGGAGATGTTCCGCGTGCTGGTGGACTTCGACGAGGACATCCCGCTCGCCGAGGACAGCCTTGAGCAGTTCGCCCAACTGCTCAAGACCCGCACCTCGGAAGAGGGCCTGGCGCCGCTCACCCGCGAGGCCGTCGCGCGCCTGGCCACCTACAGCGCCCGCCTGGCCGAGCACCAGGGGCGCCTGTCGGCGCGGATTGGTGATCTGTTCCAGCTGGTCAGCGAAGCGGACTTCATCCGCCAGTTGGCCGGCCAGGAAGTGACCGACCTGGGCCACATCGAGCGTGCCCTGAAGGCCAAGGAAACCCGCACCGGCCGGGTGTCGGCGCGGATTCTCGACGACATCCTCGCCGGCATCATCCTGATCGACACCGAAGGCGCCGCCGTAGGCAAGTGCAACGGCCTGACCGTGCTGGAAGTGGGTGATTCCGCCTTCGGCATGCCAGCGCGCATCTCCGCCACCGTCTATCCGGGCGGCAGCGGCATCGTCGACATCGAGCGCGAGGTCAACCTCGGCCAGCCGATCCACTCCAAGGGCGTGATGATCCTCACCGGTTACCTCGGCAGCCGTTACGCCCAGGAATTCCCCCTGGAGATCTCCGCCAGCATCGCCCTGGAGCAGTCCTACGGCTACGTGGACGGCGACAGCGCCTCGCTGGGCGAGGTCTGCACGCTGATCTCCGCCCTGTCGCGCACGCCGCTGCGGCAGTGCTTCGCCATCACCGGCTCGATCAACCAGTTCGGTGAAGTGCAGGCCGTGGGCGGGGTCAACGAGAAGATCGAAGGCTTCTTCCGCCTCTGCGAGGCCCGTGGCCTGACCGGCGAGCAGGGGGTGATCATTCCGCGCGCCAACGTCGCCACCCTGATGCTCGACGAGCGCGTGCTGCAGGCGGTGCGCAACGGCCAGTTCCACATCTACGCCGTGCGCCAGGCCGACGAGGCGCTGAGCCTGCTGGTCGGCGAGCCGGCCGGTGCGCCGGACGCCAAGGGCCATTTCCCCACGGGCAGCGTCAACGCCCGCGTGGTGGAGCGCCTGAAGGAAATCTCCGAGCTGGGCATGGACGAGGAGGACAAGGAAAAGCCGGCCAAGGAGCCTGCCGCCGCCAAGCCGGCCAGCAAGCCGAAAACCGAGAAGGTGCCGGCGGAGAAGCCGCCAGTGGAAAAAGAACGCGCCCGCCGGAAGAAGGACGCCGACTGA
- a CDS encoding PA4575 family protein yields the protein MPRNLCLIRPCLGLTTRIECEIRPLAGENGLWTLLCAAGMSGAQPTAIKAQGPFCGPFVAEGVLDAISDCLAQQGYIVADDPPIWQLHLQGELRRLNGERSRHVGNFQFRPEG from the coding sequence ATGCCGCGTAACCTCTGCCTCATCCGCCCCTGTCTGGGGCTGACCACGCGCATCGAGTGCGAGATCAGGCCGCTGGCCGGAGAGAATGGACTCTGGACCTTGTTGTGCGCTGCCGGCATGTCCGGCGCGCAGCCCACCGCCATCAAGGCGCAGGGCCCGTTCTGCGGGCCTTTCGTGGCGGAAGGCGTGCTCGACGCGATCTCCGACTGCCTGGCCCAGCAGGGCTACATCGTGGCAGACGACCCGCCCATCTGGCAGTTGCACCTGCAAGGCGAACTGCGCCGCCTGAACGGCGAACGCTCGCGCCATGTGGGCAATTTCCAGTTCCGCCCGGAAGGTTGA
- a CDS encoding TIGR00645 family protein — protein sequence MERFVENSLYAARWLLAPIYIGLSLALLALTIKFFQEIFHILPSIFTIAEADLILVLLSLIDMALVGGLLVMVMFSGYENFVSQLDIDEGKEKLSWLGKMDASSLKNKVAASIVAISSIHLLRIFMDAKNIDDNKLMWYVIMHLTFVLSAFAMGYLDKATRHDH from the coding sequence ATGGAACGATTCGTCGAAAACTCCCTGTACGCGGCGCGCTGGCTGCTGGCGCCGATCTACATCGGCCTGTCGCTGGCCCTGCTGGCGCTGACCATCAAATTCTTCCAGGAAATCTTCCACATCCTGCCGAGCATCTTCACGATTGCCGAAGCGGACCTGATCCTGGTGCTGCTGTCGCTGATCGACATGGCGCTGGTCGGCGGCCTGCTGGTGATGGTGATGTTCTCCGGCTACGAGAACTTCGTGTCGCAGCTGGACATCGACGAAGGCAAGGAAAAGCTCAGCTGGCTGGGCAAGATGGACGCCAGTTCGCTGAAGAACAAGGTGGCTGCTTCCATCGTGGCGATTTCCTCGATCCACCTGCTGCGCATCTTCATGGATGCCAAGAACATCGATGACAACAAGCTGATGTGGTACGTGATCATGCACCTCACGTTCGTCCTCTCGGCGTTTGCCATGGGTTACCTGGACAAGGCCACGCGCCACGATCACTGA
- a CDS encoding DUF6482 family protein, with protein sequence MNLQELTRRSVAGDIDEINLVSLEGDIYVLEARMGARFYPVQDEAGHVISVRSVAHAREVLKALPSVPFHLVHAVVHDEMCGMDDERDIGAGVTIPLH encoded by the coding sequence ATGAATCTGCAGGAACTGACCAGACGTTCCGTCGCCGGTGACATCGACGAAATCAACCTGGTGTCGCTGGAAGGCGATATCTATGTGCTGGAGGCGCGAATGGGCGCGCGCTTCTACCCGGTGCAGGACGAGGCCGGGCACGTCATCAGCGTGCGTTCGGTCGCCCACGCGCGGGAGGTGCTCAAGGCGCTGCCCAGCGTTCCGTTCCATCTGGTGCATGCGGTGGTGCATGACGAGATGTGCGGCATGGACGATGAGCGCGACATCGGCGCGGGCGTGACCATCCCGCTGCACTAG
- a CDS encoding FKBP-type peptidyl-prolyl cis-trans isomerase, with translation MSELNLSTDEARVSYGIGRQLGDQLRENPVPGMTLDAILAGLSDAYAGAESRVPGEALSASFQVIRERMQAEAQAKAEAAAAVGRDYLVENAKREGVTVLPSGLQYEVLTTGEGAKPSREDTVRTHYHGTLVDGTVFDSSYERGQPAEFPVGGVIAGWVEALQLMNAGSKWRLHVPSELAYGGQAVGSIPPHSVLVFDVELLDIL, from the coding sequence ATGAGCGAACTCAACCTTTCCACCGACGAAGCCCGCGTCAGCTACGGCATCGGCCGTCAGCTGGGCGACCAGCTGCGCGAGAACCCCGTTCCGGGCATGACCCTCGACGCCATCCTGGCTGGCCTGTCCGACGCCTACGCCGGTGCCGAAAGCCGCGTGCCGGGCGAAGCCCTGTCCGCCAGTTTCCAGGTGATCCGCGAGCGCATGCAGGCCGAAGCCCAGGCGAAAGCCGAAGCCGCCGCCGCCGTTGGCCGTGACTACCTGGTGGAAAACGCCAAGCGCGAAGGCGTGACCGTCCTGCCGTCCGGCCTGCAGTACGAAGTGCTGACCACCGGCGAAGGCGCCAAGCCGTCCCGCGAGGACACCGTGCGCACCCACTACCACGGTACCCTGGTCGACGGCACCGTGTTCGACAGCTCCTACGAGCGTGGCCAGCCGGCGGAATTCCCGGTCGGTGGCGTGATTGCCGGCTGGGTCGAGGCCCTGCAACTGATGAACGCCGGCAGCAAGTGGCGCCTGCACGTGCCGAGCGAGCTGGCCTACGGCGGCCAGGCCGTCGGTAGCATCCCGCCGCACAGCGTGCTGGTGTTCGACGTCGAGCTGCTGGATATCCTCTGA
- a CDS encoding PA4570 family protein, with the protein MTYMIDAWLDRPHPYLRILHRDTGEVCAVLEEDALDELREQGGLELSELSTSEPLVLKELVRNLFLFCYARALR; encoded by the coding sequence ATGACCTACATGATCGACGCCTGGCTGGATCGCCCGCACCCCTACCTGCGCATCCTGCACCGGGACACCGGGGAAGTCTGCGCGGTGCTGGAGGAGGACGCGCTGGACGAGCTGCGCGAACAGGGCGGCCTCGAGCTGTCCGAGCTCAGCACCAGCGAGCCGCTGGTGCTCAAGGAGCTGGTGCGCAACCTGTTCCTGTTCTGTTACGCCCGCGCGCTGCGCTGA
- a CDS encoding polyprenyl synthetase family protein, translated as MQPQAFYRVVADDFTAVDGIIRRQLTSRVPLVEKIGDYIISAGGKRLRPLLVLLSGKALGYSGDDLKLLAATIEFLHTSTLLHDDVVDASGLRRGRATANAQWGNAPSVLVGDFLYARSFEMMVELGSMPVMRIISQATRVIAEGEVLQLSKVRDASTTEETYMEVIRGKTAMLFEASTHSAAALANAQPEQSEALRLFGDALGIAFQLVDDLLDYRGDAASLGKNVGDDLAEGKPTLPLIATMRDGTPEQAALVRKAIQQGGSQDLEGIRAAVEAAGALDYTANLAREYAARAIDCLKALPDNEYKAALIELAEFAVARTH; from the coding sequence ATGCAACCCCAGGCTTTCTATCGCGTGGTGGCGGACGACTTCACCGCCGTCGACGGCATCATCCGTCGCCAACTCACTTCCCGCGTTCCCCTGGTGGAAAAGATCGGCGACTACATCATCTCCGCGGGGGGCAAGCGCCTGCGCCCGCTGCTGGTGCTCCTCTCCGGCAAGGCCCTGGGCTATTCGGGCGACGACCTGAAGCTGCTGGCCGCCACCATCGAATTCCTGCACACCTCCACCCTGCTGCACGACGACGTGGTCGACGCCTCCGGCCTGCGCCGCGGCCGCGCCACCGCCAATGCCCAGTGGGGTAACGCGCCGAGCGTGCTGGTGGGCGACTTCCTTTATGCGCGCTCCTTCGAAATGATGGTCGAGCTGGGCTCCATGCCGGTCATGCGCATCATTTCCCAGGCCACCCGCGTGATCGCCGAAGGCGAAGTGCTGCAGCTGTCCAAGGTCCGTGACGCCAGCACCACCGAAGAAACCTACATGGAAGTCATCCGCGGCAAGACCGCGATGCTCTTCGAGGCCTCCACCCACAGCGCCGCCGCGCTGGCCAACGCCCAGCCGGAACAATCCGAAGCGCTGCGCCTGTTCGGTGACGCCCTGGGGATCGCCTTCCAACTGGTGGACGACCTGCTCGACTACCGTGGCGACGCCGCCAGCCTGGGCAAGAACGTCGGCGACGACCTCGCCGAAGGCAAGCCCACCCTGCCGCTGATCGCCACCATGCGCGATGGCACCCCGGAACAGGCCGCGCTGGTGCGCAAGGCCATCCAGCAGGGCGGCAGCCAGGACCTGGAAGGCATCCGCGCCGCCGTGGAAGCCGCCGGCGCCCTGGACTACACCGCCAACCTGGCCCGCGAGTACGCCGCCCGCGCCATCGACTGCCTCAAGGCGCTGCCGGACAACGAGTACAAGGCCGCACTGATCGAGCTGGCCGAGTTCGCCGTCGCCCGCACGCACTGA
- the rplU gene encoding 50S ribosomal protein L21 produces MYAVIVTGGKQYKVTEGEFLKVEKLDVATGEAINLDRVLLVANGDDVKIGLPVVEGAKVTAEVVSHGRHDKVRIIKFRRRKHHMKRQGHRQWFTEIKITGIQA; encoded by the coding sequence ATGTACGCAGTAATTGTTACTGGTGGCAAGCAATACAAAGTCACCGAAGGCGAATTCCTCAAGGTCGAGAAACTCGACGTCGCCACCGGCGAAGCGATCAACCTGGATCGCGTTCTGCTGGTCGCCAACGGCGATGACGTCAAGATCGGCCTGCCGGTGGTAGAAGGCGCGAAAGTGACCGCAGAAGTGGTTTCCCACGGTCGTCACGACAAAGTGCGCATCATCAAGTTCCGCCGCCGCAAGCACCACATGAAGCGCCAGGGCCACCGCCAGTGGTTCACTGAAATCAAAATCACCGGCATCCAGGCCTAA
- the rpmA gene encoding 50S ribosomal protein L27 yields MAHKKAGGSTRNGRDSESKRLGVKLFGSQAVKAGNIIVRQRGTQFHAGYGVGMGKDHTLFAKVDGVIKFEVKGAFGRRYVSVVAA; encoded by the coding sequence ATGGCACACAAAAAAGCTGGCGGTAGTACCCGCAACGGCCGCGACTCAGAAAGCAAACGCCTTGGCGTGAAGCTGTTCGGTAGCCAGGCTGTCAAAGCAGGCAACATCATCGTGCGTCAGCGCGGCACCCAGTTCCACGCTGGCTACGGCGTTGGCATGGGCAAGGATCACACCCTGTTCGCTAAAGTCGACGGCGTGATCAAGTTCGAAGTGAAAGGCGCCTTTGGCCGTCGCTATGTAAGCGTCGTCGCTGCCTAA
- the cgtA gene encoding Obg family GTPase CgtA, translated as MKFVDEVSIHVKAGDGGNGLMSFRREKFIEKGGPNGGDGGDGGSVFLEADENLNTLVDYRYTRRFDAQRGENGGSKDCTGAKGEDLVLPVPVGTTIIDANTQEIIGDLTTAGQRIMVAQGGWHGLGNTRFKSSTNRAPRQTTPGKPGEARDLKLELKVLADVGLLGLPNAGKSTFIRAVSAAKPKVADYPFTTLVPNLGVVSVGRFKSFVVADIPGLIEGAAEGAGLGIRFLKHLARTRLLLHIVDMAPLDESDPADAAETIVHELEKFSPALTERDRWLVLNKMDQILEPEEQERRKQEVVDRLGWEGPVYVISALEREGTEALSQDIMKYLDERTLRIEEDPAYGEALAALDQRIEDEARARLQALDDARALRRAGLRNADDADDDDFEDDEDDGDGPEIFYVP; from the coding sequence ATGAAATTCGTCGACGAAGTATCCATCCACGTGAAAGCCGGTGACGGCGGCAACGGCCTCATGAGCTTCCGCCGCGAGAAGTTCATCGAGAAAGGCGGTCCCAACGGCGGTGACGGTGGCGACGGCGGCTCGGTGTTCCTCGAGGCCGACGAGAACCTCAATACCCTGGTGGACTACCGCTACACCCGCCGTTTCGACGCCCAGCGCGGCGAGAACGGCGGCAGCAAGGACTGCACCGGCGCTAAGGGCGAGGATCTCGTCCTGCCGGTGCCGGTCGGTACCACCATCATCGATGCCAACACCCAGGAAATCATCGGCGACCTGACCACTGCCGGTCAGCGCATCATGGTGGCCCAGGGCGGCTGGCACGGTCTGGGTAATACCCGCTTCAAATCCAGCACCAACCGTGCGCCGCGCCAGACCACGCCGGGCAAGCCGGGCGAGGCGCGCGACCTCAAGCTGGAGCTGAAAGTGCTGGCGGACGTCGGTCTGCTGGGGCTGCCGAACGCCGGCAAGAGCACCTTCATCCGCGCGGTGTCCGCCGCCAAGCCGAAGGTGGCCGACTACCCCTTCACCACCCTGGTGCCGAACCTGGGCGTGGTCAGTGTCGGCCGCTTCAAGAGCTTCGTGGTCGCTGATATTCCCGGCCTGATCGAAGGTGCCGCCGAGGGCGCCGGCCTGGGTATTCGCTTCCTCAAGCACCTGGCGCGCACCCGCCTGCTGCTGCACATCGTCGACATGGCGCCGCTGGATGAGAGCGACCCGGCCGATGCCGCGGAAACCATCGTCCACGAGCTGGAGAAGTTCAGCCCGGCGCTGACCGAGCGCGATCGCTGGCTGGTGCTGAACAAGATGGACCAGATCCTCGAGCCCGAGGAGCAGGAGCGCCGCAAGCAGGAAGTGGTGGATCGCCTGGGCTGGGAAGGTCCGGTCTACGTGATTTCCGCCCTGGAGCGCGAGGGCACCGAGGCCCTGAGCCAGGACATCATGAAATACCTCGACGAGCGCACCCTGCGCATCGAAGAAGATCCGGCCTATGGCGAAGCCCTGGCGGCGCTGGATCAGCGCATCGAAGATGAGGCCCGCGCCCGTCTGCAGGCGCTGGACGATGCTCGCGCCCTGCGTCGCGCCGGCCTGAGGAATGCCGACGATGCGGATGACGATGATTTCGAGGATGACGAAGACGACGGCGACGGTCCGGAAATCTTCTACGTGCCCTGA
- the proB gene encoding glutamate 5-kinase, with translation MREKVTGAKRWVVKIGSALLTADGRGLDRDAMAVWVEQMVALHCAGVELVLVSSGAVAAGMSRLGWVSRPSDMHELQAAAAVGQMGLVQAWESSFGVHGLQTAQVLLTHDDLSDRKRYLNGRNTLRTLVDLGVIPVINENDTVVTDEIRFGDNDTLAALVANLVEADLLVILTDRDGMFDADPRHNPDAELIFEARADDPALDAVAGGTGGALGRGGMQTKLRAARLAARSGAHTVIVGGRIERVLDRLRVGERLGTLLTPEQSRKAARKQWLAGHLQMRGTLVLDDGAVKAVAQDHKSLLPVGVKAVQGSFRRGEMVVCVDQQGREIARGLANYSALEAQKIIGQPTDAIEGLLGYVDGPELVHRDNLVLV, from the coding sequence ATGCGTGAGAAGGTCACTGGCGCCAAGCGCTGGGTAGTCAAGATTGGCAGTGCGTTGCTGACCGCCGATGGGCGCGGTCTGGATCGTGACGCCATGGCGGTGTGGGTCGAGCAGATGGTCGCGCTGCATTGCGCGGGCGTCGAGCTGGTGCTGGTGTCCTCGGGCGCCGTGGCGGCGGGCATGAGTCGCCTGGGTTGGGTTTCCCGGCCGAGTGACATGCATGAGCTGCAGGCGGCTGCCGCGGTGGGGCAGATGGGCCTGGTCCAGGCCTGGGAGTCCAGCTTCGGCGTGCATGGCCTGCAGACTGCGCAAGTGCTGCTGACCCATGATGACCTGTCCGACCGCAAGCGCTACCTGAATGGGCGCAACACCCTGCGCACGCTGGTGGATCTGGGCGTGATCCCGGTGATCAACGAGAACGACACCGTGGTCACTGACGAGATTCGCTTCGGCGACAACGACACCCTGGCGGCGCTGGTGGCCAACCTGGTCGAGGCGGACCTGCTGGTGATCCTCACCGATCGCGACGGCATGTTCGACGCCGACCCGCGCCACAATCCGGACGCCGAGCTGATCTTCGAAGCGCGCGCCGATGATCCTGCTCTGGATGCCGTCGCTGGCGGCACCGGTGGTGCGCTGGGGCGTGGTGGCATGCAGACCAAGCTGCGCGCGGCGCGCCTGGCGGCGCGCTCCGGTGCGCACACCGTCATCGTGGGTGGCCGTATCGAGCGTGTGCTGGATCGCCTGCGTGTCGGCGAGCGCCTCGGCACGTTGCTGACCCCTGAGCAGAGCCGCAAGGCGGCGCGCAAGCAATGGCTGGCGGGGCACCTGCAGATGCGCGGCACCCTGGTGCTGGACGATGGTGCGGTGAAGGCGGTTGCCCAGGATCACAAGAGTCTGCTGCCGGTCGGCGTGAAGGCCGTACAGGGCAGCTTCCGTCGCGGCGAAATGGTGGTGTGCGTGGATCAGCAGGGTCGCGAAATCGCCCGCGGCCTGGCCAATTACAGTGCTCTGGAAGCGCAGAAGATCATTGGTCAGCCGACCGACGCCATCGAAGGCCTGCTGGGCTATGTCGATGGTCCGGAGCTGGTGCACCGCGACAACCTGGTGCTCGTCTGA
- a CDS encoding CreA family protein produces MRKGWMAALMLLPALARADVVGEVSTVFKWVGPNDKIVVEAFDDPKVAGVSCYLSRAKTGGVKGGLGLAEDRAEASISCRQVGPIQFTGDLKDGEVVFQQRTSLVFKTMQVVRFFDKKRNALVYLVYSDRVIEGSPQNAVTAIPIMPWPEK; encoded by the coding sequence ATGCGTAAGGGATGGATGGCGGCGTTGATGCTGCTGCCGGCGCTGGCCCGGGCCGATGTGGTCGGCGAGGTGTCCACCGTGTTCAAGTGGGTAGGGCCGAACGACAAGATCGTCGTCGAGGCCTTCGATGATCCGAAGGTGGCAGGCGTCAGCTGCTACCTGTCCCGCGCCAAGACCGGCGGTGTGAAAGGTGGTCTGGGCTTGGCGGAGGATCGCGCCGAGGCGTCGATCTCCTGTCGTCAGGTCGGGCCGATTCAGTTTACCGGCGACCTCAAGGATGGCGAGGTGGTGTTCCAGCAGCGCACCTCGCTGGTCTTCAAGACCATGCAGGTGGTGCGCTTCTTCGACAAGAAGCGCAATGCGCTGGTCTATCTCGTCTACAGCGATCGCGTGATCGAGGGCAGTCCGCAGAATGCGGTGACGGCGATTCCGATCATGCCGTGGCCTGAGAAGTAG
- the rpsT gene encoding 30S ribosomal protein S20 translates to MANTPSAKKRAKQAEKRRSHNASLRSMVRTYIKNVVKAVDAKDLPKAQAALVAAVPVIDRMADKGIIHKNKAARHKSRLNAHVKALATA, encoded by the coding sequence GTGGCCAACACACCTTCCGCCAAAAAACGCGCCAAACAGGCTGAGAAGCGTCGCAGCCACAACGCCAGCCTGCGTTCCATGGTTCGTACCTACATCAAGAACGTAGTCAAAGCAGTCGACGCCAAGGACCTGCCGAAGGCCCAGGCCGCTCTGGTTGCCGCCGTACCGGTCATCGACCGCATGGCTGACAAAGGCATCATCCACAAGAACAAGGCCGCTCGCCACAAGAGCCGCCTGAACGCCCACGTGAAGGCCCTGGCCACCGCGTAA